From the genome of Candidatus Kapaibacterium sp., one region includes:
- a CDS encoding immunoglobulin domain-containing protein: protein MTWVLTICLCLQAAAQSNPTPFDLSSGHYSLTEWSPTSPAGTYPPNMIFHRTNVQDPQLADEMVADYTGAYNLTSGTRINGLGADGFSFLNTATNGNLGAAVLALNTTGRVNIQVTWTGGTVATGAREYRIRLQYRIGTTGSFTDVLVGGQPVEYVASQTAGHSQTFGPITLPAAVENQPVVQLRWKYYYVPPATGTRPQLRVDDIFVTSVPAAGLPTRLSITEIVPSTPSAHTPFSVTVRAEDDNGIPRNVTQNTTVVLSVATGTGTLSGTLTGVISAGTNTVVISGVRYSVAESGVRLRASRTAGQLLADGVSAPFTVLPRASHLAITAAPTVGYAGVPLPPLTVEARRPDGTVDPNYPEVLTVTKVSGPGTLSGTLSRTPTNGVASFTDLVLDQPGTYVLRVSSPDLPAVQTAPFTVLPLPQMSELIVPQYMKSLSATLRLPTWALVELTDLQPNTTYRYFAGGDTSTTTTGVGAGITIFYDAIRDSFYYNPLRSLTTPGQYSVFRTGPGQTSVRLWLNLIPSTNIRFAEGNRIYWLLFLGDSVGNLIRRFSGTLFMRTLEFGSEPSRATGLADRRSCVLPKRILCFYDNEAGTGRPIATAMVQDEGLLLPGGAPFYAALDSVRGAWATLIPNTLPTGIRRIEERRFEDGALVNYWTSPDGRWLNVSTVNPSGGSANPIYIETPCLRIVEPSSGAQWCGGNVHQIRWEARGVRTVRIELSRDSGRTYQVIATGVLAAAGSFAWSVPDTESVGTVYRIRVVDEARPWYADTSALFTINAPPRILEQPRSVLVCIGGPIELRLRATGTGLRFQWYREGKPIPGATFPILRIQESAYELGGAYWCVVTGVGTCPPETSAIAYVYVVGPTRITQQPTDQAVPLGETVYLRVEAEVVDGRYQWRRGGVPLRESDRITGVNSSLLTIRRVQPSDTLGTYDVVVIGRCGRDSSRPVRITLLRVSFAEQPRGGNICAGDVLRLRGLAISVPSGLPIRYQWFKDGVPLRDGGRISGATTEELRIFPVLTSDSGTYQLHAAIEGAEAFSAPALVDVLEAPTAQAELTLPNSLCRGDVLTFTLRQPGKRLRYVLLCNGRPVTGPRPVGQPVAVLITDTTVGEYRYVVFNECGSDTSLPVEVGLKPDTRVTQQPQRQVTVVEGSPLVLSVAAVGSGTLQYQWYRNGQPIPGGTSATLTIPAVQRRDSGAYYCAVRGECGIALSDTARVVVQPVGISEETAETEFQVAVVTQPVQQEVTVRVWNPHGIRIRLVLLSNLGQTLWNGEVTQAGERLLAVPVQQLASGVVWFVAEAEGQYQRVPVLIVR, encoded by the coding sequence GAATGTTCAGGATCCCCAGCTCGCCGACGAGATGGTAGCAGATTACACAGGGGCATACAACCTTACGAGCGGAACACGTATCAATGGCCTTGGGGCCGATGGCTTTTCGTTCCTCAACACTGCTACGAATGGCAATCTTGGCGCAGCGGTCTTAGCGCTGAACACCACGGGACGAGTCAACATCCAGGTAACCTGGACCGGCGGCACGGTAGCGACGGGGGCACGCGAATATCGGATTCGGCTGCAGTACCGGATTGGTACGACGGGTAGCTTTACTGACGTCCTCGTCGGAGGCCAGCCAGTGGAGTACGTAGCCAGTCAGACAGCGGGGCATTCGCAGACGTTTGGCCCGATTACGCTACCAGCAGCCGTGGAGAATCAACCCGTGGTGCAGCTTCGGTGGAAATACTACTACGTGCCGCCGGCAACGGGAACGCGCCCACAGTTGCGCGTAGATGACATCTTCGTGACGAGCGTCCCTGCAGCGGGGCTGCCGACACGGCTGTCCATCACAGAGATCGTGCCATCTACGCCCTCAGCCCACACCCCTTTCTCCGTCACTGTGCGGGCTGAAGATGACAACGGCATCCCGCGGAACGTTACGCAGAACACTACAGTAGTGCTCTCGGTGGCTACGGGAACGGGAACATTGAGCGGAACGCTCACGGGCGTTATCTCGGCTGGGACGAATACAGTCGTGATCTCTGGGGTTCGGTACTCAGTAGCGGAATCGGGCGTGCGGCTGCGGGCGAGCCGTACGGCGGGACAGCTCCTCGCTGATGGTGTCAGCGCACCATTTACAGTCCTACCGCGGGCGTCTCATTTAGCCATCACTGCGGCACCAACTGTAGGGTATGCAGGTGTTCCGCTACCGCCGCTCACGGTGGAGGCTCGCCGGCCTGACGGTACTGTAGACCCTAACTACCCGGAGGTGCTGACGGTGACGAAGGTCTCAGGCCCGGGTACCCTGAGTGGAACGCTTTCCAGGACGCCGACGAACGGGGTAGCAAGCTTCACAGACCTGGTACTCGATCAGCCGGGGACATACGTTCTGAGAGTTTCCTCTCCGGACCTACCGGCAGTGCAGACGGCGCCGTTCACCGTACTGCCGTTACCCCAGATGAGTGAGCTCATCGTGCCACAGTACATGAAGTCACTCAGCGCCACGTTGCGGCTTCCCACGTGGGCGTTGGTGGAGCTGACGGATTTGCAGCCTAACACGACATACCGCTACTTTGCCGGTGGTGATACTTCGACAACTACCACGGGGGTGGGGGCGGGGATCACCATCTTCTACGATGCCATACGCGACAGCTTCTACTACAACCCGTTGCGTTCGCTGACTACCCCAGGCCAATACTCTGTCTTCCGCACTGGGCCGGGGCAGACCAGCGTACGGCTGTGGTTGAACCTAATCCCAAGTACCAACATCCGCTTTGCGGAGGGCAACCGGATCTACTGGCTTCTGTTCCTGGGCGACAGCGTAGGCAACTTAATCCGTCGCTTCAGTGGTACGCTCTTCATGCGGACACTGGAATTCGGCAGCGAGCCGTCCCGGGCCACTGGCTTAGCAGATCGGCGCAGTTGTGTGCTGCCGAAGCGTATCCTCTGCTTCTACGACAATGAAGCGGGGACAGGGCGTCCAATCGCCACAGCAATGGTGCAAGATGAAGGACTCTTGCTGCCTGGTGGAGCGCCATTCTATGCAGCTCTAGATTCCGTCCGTGGCGCGTGGGCAACACTCATCCCGAACACTCTGCCAACGGGGATCCGACGGATCGAGGAGCGCCGGTTTGAGGATGGAGCCTTGGTGAACTACTGGACTTCTCCCGACGGGCGATGGCTGAACGTCTCCACGGTCAATCCCTCTGGCGGCTCAGCGAATCCAATCTACATTGAGACGCCATGCCTTCGGATCGTAGAGCCGTCGTCGGGTGCGCAGTGGTGTGGCGGGAACGTGCATCAGATCCGATGGGAGGCGCGCGGGGTAAGGACAGTGCGGATAGAGTTGTCGCGCGATAGTGGGCGTACCTATCAGGTCATTGCGACTGGCGTTCTGGCGGCAGCTGGGAGTTTTGCCTGGAGTGTGCCTGACACGGAGAGTGTGGGGACCGTCTACCGGATTCGCGTAGTAGATGAAGCCCGTCCGTGGTATGCTGATACCAGCGCACTCTTCACAATCAATGCTCCCCCGCGTATTCTGGAACAGCCCCGATCGGTGCTGGTGTGCATAGGCGGGCCGATAGAGCTACGCTTGAGAGCTACGGGTACGGGCCTTCGCTTCCAGTGGTACCGAGAAGGCAAGCCGATTCCAGGGGCGACTTTCCCCATCCTTCGGATTCAGGAGTCGGCCTATGAGCTGGGAGGAGCTTATTGGTGTGTAGTTACGGGGGTCGGGACGTGCCCGCCGGAGACCTCTGCAATAGCCTACGTCTATGTGGTTGGGCCGACACGCATCACGCAGCAGCCAACAGACCAGGCCGTTCCTCTTGGCGAGACGGTCTACTTGAGGGTGGAAGCTGAGGTAGTGGATGGCCGCTACCAGTGGCGCCGTGGTGGTGTTCCGTTACGAGAGAGCGACAGGATCACGGGGGTAAACTCGTCGCTGCTGACGATTCGCCGTGTCCAGCCATCGGACACGTTGGGGACCTACGACGTTGTCGTGATCGGACGGTGCGGGCGTGACAGTTCTCGGCCCGTCCGAATTACACTGCTGCGCGTCAGCTTCGCGGAGCAGCCCCGCGGGGGTAACATCTGTGCTGGGGATGTCCTTCGATTGCGCGGCTTGGCTATCTCTGTGCCCTCAGGGTTGCCAATCCGCTACCAGTGGTTCAAGGATGGGGTACCACTGCGTGACGGTGGCCGCATCAGTGGTGCAACCACCGAGGAACTCCGGATCTTCCCTGTGCTGACTAGTGACTCCGGAACCTACCAGCTCCATGCTGCGATTGAGGGTGCTGAAGCCTTCTCGGCACCAGCACTTGTGGATGTGCTGGAAGCTCCTACAGCCCAGGCAGAGTTAACACTGCCGAACAGCCTCTGCCGAGGCGATGTGCTGACCTTCACACTCCGACAGCCAGGGAAGAGGCTTCGGTACGTTCTGCTCTGCAATGGACGTCCCGTGACGGGTCCACGGCCTGTTGGACAGCCAGTGGCTGTGCTCATCACTGACACCACCGTCGGAGAATACCGCTACGTCGTCTTCAACGAGTGTGGTTCGGATACGTCGCTACCAGTAGAGGTTGGGCTCAAGCCTGACACCCGAGTTACCCAACAGCCCCAGCGGCAAGTCACAGTCGTGGAAGGGAGTCCGCTCGTGCTGAGCGTCGCTGCTGTGGGGAGTGGAACGTTGCAGTACCAGTGGTACCGAAACGGACAGCCGATTCCCGGCGGAACCTCTGCGACGCTGACGATTCCGGCTGTGCAGCGCCGCGACTCTGGTGCTTACTACTGTGCCGTTCGCGGCGAATGTGGGATTGCACTCTCTGACACTGCCCGGGTAGTCGTGCAGCCAGTTGGGATCAGCGAGGAAACAGCAGAGACGGAGTTCCAGGTTGCGGTAGTGACGCAGCCGGTGCAGCAAGAGGTCACGGTCCGAGTGTGGAATCCTCACGGCATCCGCATTCGGCTGGTGCTCCTCTCCAACCTTGGGCAAACGCTCTGGAATGGCGAGGTTACGCAGGCCGGTGAACGGCTCCTGGCTGTTCCTGTACAGCAGCTCGCCAGTGGTGTGGTGTGGTTTGTCGCTGAGGCGGAAGGACAGTATCAGCGAGTGCCGGTACTGATTGTGCGCTGA
- a CDS encoding choice-of-anchor D domain-containing protein produces MGWRLYLAIVVAAVTTGGHPLKSQTPPIIVSEYFNTSPLPVEEWTELLVLADTLDLRGYVLTDNNQTQTQQQGGVRFRNVPLWSRLRAGTIIVINHRGSQVVDADPRDGYIEIGAQNTTYFEQIRLDNNPGLTWEDVALNVALQGDILQVLDPQGRHVHALGHRDVPGPFFDSLPPPKVHHNGPCPNPGSVRVVPGLSTAAYASGSGIDSTAAQTEDVTKGLPNQSPRHRDLNQLLWRRVRQPRWNAPAFQRTELTTAGVVLEWSAAEDAYPQDSLQGYIVVRDTVGRRSVPEDGRTYAVGERIGTGIVVAQTLGATRRAVDTFPFPCGARLTYHVYAFRYWTDNRLGNAPGATLARGRSYAEESYAEATVEKPLPPVPQVRASAREVCEGDSIVLWVENADTAAYRYQWTLNGVQLVGATEPRLVVRTSGRYAVQARTALGCVTSAEIEVRVHPRPRLWVAVEGDSLLCPGDTAVLRASGAWRYRWYYEGTPVDSSPVLRTTRPGRYWVTGWSEAGCIGTSGVIELKLRRVELVADSAVLDFGVLGACESVRERTVRLTNRGNVPVLLFRPSLPSGFAIVGQSFPAEVPVGQSLTLRVRFAPPRGGSYGGVVRFLTLPCSAVVELSVRGERQPGIASFGMAELSFGTEALCQARPRDTTVWLYNQSGTQLTAEAAQVGTPFQLLGPAFPVELAAGDSIALRLRYTPVIGTHAQELAVAVRAGQCQDTVRVSLTATAALPQVRLSASQIELPALRGCQVVAETSLVVSNVGILPARVEVLPAVGISVFGMPAELQPSESRTVRLRVVPPGQGLFQTEASFVVSPCGDTLRVPIRVLVEGVTAGLTVSGVDFGTAVWCGSLDTVEQAVEFRTNARDVRLVGYELVGDAEAFSVEWSAGTLLADGQSIHVRFHPRREGRYRAELEYRLQVDTCVLIQRLTLQGAAQAVGYELSADATDFGQVSLGQRGQRTLRIRNPNPFPIVLSAVEGIVPPFGLEAPPRLPDTLAGGEERWLRLFYAPAQAPRRDTLQLLLRWAEPCDTALQLTFIGEAVEAAVRPARLWLGMPVLRAKPGEQVVIPISAVLEDSGATVAVSFLRLRLRYDWRLYAVQHVEGASTLRWREQRPGELLVEADFPEGLLQEVPFRVVGKALWHPQIQTPLELLSDSIRATRLVLLSTRAGMLVVDSLCLAQQRRFGTGAATSIWVERDGDCLRLVLLLGSDEGADMRVVDLFGREVFRWRADSGRAGQRVEFRLPCTQMASGIYTAVVRQPDSPPRAVRFLWMP; encoded by the coding sequence ATGGGCTGGCGGCTGTATCTGGCCATCGTTGTAGCTGCTGTTACAACGGGTGGTCATCCGTTGAAGTCACAGACGCCACCAATCATTGTCAGCGAGTACTTCAACACCAGCCCGTTGCCGGTGGAGGAGTGGACGGAGCTCCTCGTGCTTGCCGACACGTTGGATCTGCGTGGTTACGTGCTGACCGACAACAACCAGACACAGACTCAGCAGCAGGGGGGTGTCCGCTTTCGGAATGTGCCGCTCTGGAGCCGCTTGCGGGCTGGTACCATCATCGTCATCAACCACCGGGGCTCCCAAGTGGTGGACGCTGACCCGCGCGACGGCTACATCGAGATAGGAGCCCAGAACACGACGTACTTCGAGCAGATCCGGCTGGACAACAACCCTGGCCTGACGTGGGAGGATGTCGCACTCAACGTAGCGCTGCAGGGGGATATTTTGCAAGTGCTGGACCCCCAGGGGCGGCACGTGCATGCCTTGGGGCATCGGGATGTGCCCGGACCCTTCTTTGATTCGCTCCCGCCACCAAAGGTACACCACAACGGTCCATGCCCAAATCCTGGTAGCGTTCGGGTAGTTCCTGGACTGTCCACAGCGGCATACGCGTCCGGCTCAGGGATAGACTCCACAGCAGCACAAACGGAGGACGTCACGAAAGGGCTTCCCAACCAGAGTCCACGACACCGTGACCTCAATCAGTTACTATGGCGTCGGGTTCGGCAGCCGCGCTGGAATGCTCCGGCATTCCAGAGGACTGAGTTGACCACTGCTGGAGTAGTGCTGGAGTGGTCTGCAGCGGAAGATGCTTATCCGCAGGATAGCCTGCAAGGGTACATCGTCGTGCGCGATACTGTCGGGCGACGGAGTGTGCCCGAAGACGGGCGGACGTATGCCGTAGGCGAGCGGATCGGGACAGGGATCGTTGTGGCACAGACCCTAGGTGCTACCCGGCGGGCTGTGGATACGTTCCCCTTCCCCTGCGGAGCTCGCCTGACGTACCATGTCTACGCCTTTCGCTACTGGACCGATAACCGCTTAGGGAATGCCCCAGGGGCTACATTGGCTCGGGGCCGTTCGTATGCGGAAGAGAGCTATGCTGAGGCCACGGTAGAGAAGCCGCTTCCACCAGTGCCGCAGGTGCGTGCCTCTGCCCGAGAAGTCTGTGAAGGCGACAGCATTGTGCTATGGGTAGAGAATGCCGATACGGCGGCGTATCGGTACCAGTGGACACTCAATGGGGTGCAGCTCGTTGGGGCAACGGAGCCACGGCTCGTTGTCCGTACCAGCGGACGATATGCCGTGCAGGCGCGGACAGCACTGGGGTGTGTGACTTCGGCAGAGATTGAGGTACGCGTCCACCCACGGCCTCGGCTCTGGGTAGCGGTAGAGGGTGACTCGCTTCTCTGTCCCGGAGACACGGCGGTGCTGCGTGCTTCAGGAGCGTGGCGGTATCGGTGGTACTACGAAGGGACACCCGTCGACTCCAGCCCAGTCCTGCGGACAACCCGGCCAGGGCGCTACTGGGTAACGGGCTGGAGCGAGGCGGGCTGCATAGGAACTTCTGGGGTCATTGAGCTGAAGCTGCGGCGGGTTGAGCTTGTGGCGGATTCTGCCGTGCTGGATTTCGGAGTCTTAGGTGCGTGCGAGAGCGTCCGAGAGCGCACGGTTCGGCTGACGAACAGGGGGAATGTTCCCGTACTACTGTTTCGTCCCTCGTTGCCCTCGGGGTTTGCGATCGTTGGGCAGAGCTTTCCGGCAGAAGTGCCGGTCGGACAGTCGCTGACCCTTCGCGTACGCTTTGCCCCACCACGCGGTGGGAGCTATGGTGGGGTCGTTCGGTTCCTCACCCTCCCATGCTCGGCCGTTGTGGAACTGTCAGTGCGCGGAGAACGGCAGCCTGGGATTGCCAGCTTTGGAATGGCCGAACTCTCGTTTGGTACGGAGGCCCTCTGTCAGGCTCGTCCGCGGGATACGACGGTGTGGCTGTACAACCAGAGTGGAACGCAGCTGACAGCAGAAGCAGCCCAGGTTGGTACTCCATTTCAGCTTCTCGGTCCAGCCTTCCCCGTGGAGCTCGCTGCCGGAGACAGCATCGCTTTGCGGCTTCGCTATACTCCAGTGATTGGAACCCACGCGCAGGAGCTGGCTGTGGCCGTCAGAGCTGGGCAATGCCAGGATACGGTCCGGGTAAGTCTGACGGCGACAGCAGCGCTGCCTCAAGTGCGTCTCTCGGCCTCCCAGATAGAGCTTCCGGCGCTGCGGGGCTGCCAGGTGGTGGCGGAAACGAGCTTGGTGGTGAGCAACGTAGGCATCCTTCCAGCACGTGTAGAAGTACTGCCTGCGGTGGGTATATCGGTCTTCGGGATGCCGGCAGAGCTACAGCCCTCTGAGAGCCGGACGGTACGCCTACGGGTGGTGCCTCCGGGACAGGGACTGTTCCAGACGGAGGCTTCCTTCGTCGTGAGCCCCTGTGGGGATACCCTGCGCGTCCCGATCCGTGTCCTTGTCGAGGGGGTCACAGCAGGCTTGACTGTCAGCGGGGTTGATTTTGGGACCGCCGTGTGGTGTGGAAGTCTGGATACTGTAGAGCAGGCGGTTGAATTCCGCACCAACGCTCGCGACGTAAGGCTTGTTGGGTACGAACTCGTTGGGGATGCAGAAGCCTTCTCGGTGGAGTGGTCTGCTGGGACACTCCTTGCCGACGGGCAGTCCATCCACGTGCGCTTCCATCCCAGGCGAGAGGGACGGTACCGAGCAGAGCTGGAGTATCGGCTGCAGGTAGATACCTGTGTGCTCATCCAGCGCCTGACGCTGCAGGGAGCTGCACAGGCCGTTGGGTATGAGCTCAGTGCCGATGCTACTGATTTCGGGCAAGTTAGCCTCGGGCAGCGGGGCCAGCGGACATTGCGAATTCGGAATCCGAATCCCTTCCCCATCGTGTTGAGCGCTGTGGAGGGCATCGTACCACCATTCGGGCTTGAAGCCCCTCCTCGGCTCCCCGATACCCTCGCTGGCGGAGAGGAACGCTGGCTGCGGCTCTTCTACGCTCCCGCGCAAGCTCCGCGGCGAGATACTCTCCAGCTGCTGCTCCGATGGGCGGAACCCTGTGATACAGCACTACAGCTCACCTTCATTGGAGAGGCCGTGGAAGCGGCAGTCCGTCCAGCGCGGCTGTGGCTGGGGATGCCGGTCTTGCGAGCCAAACCAGGCGAGCAAGTGGTCATTCCTATCAGTGCGGTCCTGGAGGACAGTGGGGCTACAGTGGCCGTGAGCTTCCTCAGACTTCGGCTCCGGTATGACTGGCGGCTCTATGCAGTGCAGCACGTGGAGGGGGCTTCTACTCTGCGATGGCGAGAGCAGCGCCCGGGCGAGCTCCTCGTAGAGGCGGACTTTCCCGAAGGCCTACTGCAGGAAGTCCCTTTCCGTGTCGTTGGCAAGGCGCTATGGCATCCCCAGATTCAGACGCCGTTGGAGCTACTCAGTGATAGCATTCGTGCTACTCGACTGGTCCTGCTCTCCACCCGGGCCGGGATGTTAGTAGTGGATAGCCTCTGCCTTGCTCAGCAGCGTCGCTTCGGCACCGGAGCAGCGACCTCAATCTGGGTAGAGCGAGATGGCGATTGCCTGAGGCTCGTTCTCTTGCTTGGCTCGGACGAGGGGGCTGACATGAGGGTTGTAGACCTCTTCGGTCGCGAAGTGTTCCGGTGGCGTGCCGACAGTGGACGTGCTGGGCAGCGGGTAGAATTCAGGCTCCCATGCACACAGATGGCGTCCGGGATCTACACAGCGGTTGTTAGGCAGCCTGACAGCCCACCGAGAGCAGTGCGTTTCCTCTGGATGCCGTGA